Proteins co-encoded in one Carassius gibelio isolate Cgi1373 ecotype wild population from Czech Republic chromosome A15, carGib1.2-hapl.c, whole genome shotgun sequence genomic window:
- the LOC128029133 gene encoding rap1 GTPase-activating protein 2 isoform X2, producing MSDSEAKVNSKKAGIRAAVILIGLLHKTRRQREKERDKERKQELLTISSVPLGECPPSPPRTAPPTMKSAEFFDMLERMQDDYIPYPRIEDILEKGGPFPQVILPQFGGYWIEDPEAPVGTPTSSDNSFCEEEDDGLSPGGEGGFGYRLECNSVSRAYRKHFLGNEHMNYYCTASSMGHLIMSLKYEEADGQESLRIMLRSKTKTLHERIPLEGLIHLPSVPQIAKLLCDDVTGLKFNPVLYPRASQLIVSFDEHEVNNTFKFGVIYQKFGQTTEEELFGNNEETPAFTEFLSVLGDNIQLQDFKGFRGGLDVSHGQTGSESVYTTFRQKEIMFHVSTKLPFTEGDIQQLQRKRHIGNDIVAAVFQEEPTPFVPDMIASNFLHAYVLVQAENPGTDHTTYKVSVTAREDVPPFGPPLPNPSVFKKGPEFREFLLTKLINAENACCKSDKFAKLEERTRAALLDNLHDELHRQTQATVGLGSTTDEEKLENGGHGGLLESFKRAMRVRSHSMETMVTHKHKSPGVTAGVPSSVSGGGLQQNSVESTKSTFTPPVLSAKSPLKSPVKRRSGLFPRLHSSTESSTEKHPTRSDQKTEVLPQSQEVRSETSSNPSSPEICPNKERPFVKLKECSGRANISISRSSSSTSSFSSAAGEGDGLEELEMGSHPSTASSVYSPSLSMESQNSGMPLIMCRSSTDGKSKTSPRSNLKFRFDKLSHSTGQ from the exons ATGTCGGATTCTGAAGCCAAAGTAAACTCCAAAAAAGCTGGCATTCGGGCTGCTGTCATTCTGATCGGACTACTGCACAAGACCAGACggcagagggagaaagagagggacAAGGAGCG gaaACAAGAGCTGCTGACCATCTCCAGTGTGCCTCTGGGAGAATGTCCACCCTCACCTCCCCGCACTGCACCACCCACCATGAAG TCGGCAGAGTTCTTCGACATGCTGGAAAGGATGCAG GATGACTACATCCCTTACCCCCGAATTGAGGAT ATCCTGGAAAAGGGTGGTCCCTTCCCTCAGGTCATTTTACCTCAGTTTGGTGGATACTGGATTGAGGATCCCGAGGCTCCGGTGGGGACACCCACGTCCTCAGACAACAGCttctgtgaagaggaagatgatggtCTGAGCCCTGGTGGAGAAGGAGGCTTCGGCTACAGACTGGAGTGTAACAGCGTCTCACGGGCTTATCGCAAACACTTTCTGGGCAAT GAGCACATGAACTATTACTGCACAGCCAGTAGTATGGGACACCTCATCATGTCTCTGAAGTATGAGGAGGCAGATGGACAGGAGTCTCTCCGCATCATGCTCAG GTCAAAAACAAAGACTCTTCATGAGCGAATCCCACTTGAAGGCCTCATCCATCTACCAAGTGTTCCACAGATAGCCAAG CTGCTCTGCGATGACGTCACAGGTCTGAAGTTCAACCCCGTCCTCTACCCTAGG GCTTCGCAACTGATCGTCAGTTTTGATGAGCACGAAGTGAACAACACTTTTAAGTTTGGAGTCATCTATCAGAAGTTTGGTCAG ACTACAGAGGAAGAGCTGTTCGGGAACAATGAGGAGACGCCAGCCTTCACTGAATTCCTCAGTGTTTTAGGAGACAATATTCAACTGCAGGATTTTAAAGG GTTCAGAGGCGGTCTGGATGTGTCTCATGGACAGACAGGATCTGAGTCTGTCTATACTACTTTCCGTCAGAAAGAAATCATGTTTCACGTTTCCACAAAACTCCCCTTTACAGAAGGAGACATTCAGCAG CTTCAGAGGAAGAGACATATTGGCAATGACATTGTTGCAGCCGTCTTCCAGGAAGAGCCCACACCATTCGTACCTGATATGATCGCATCCAACTTCCTTCATGCTTATGTGTTAGTGCAGGCAGAAAACCCTGGCACTGATCACACCACGTACAAG GTGTCCGTCACAGCGCGAGAGGATGTCCCTCCATTTGGCCCCCCTCTTCCAAACCCTTCTGTCTTTAAGAAG GGTCCCGAGTTCCGGGAATTTCTTCTGACAAAATTGATCAACGCAGAAAATGCATGCTGCAAGTCAGACAAGTTCGCCAAGCTAGAG GAGAGGACACGTGCAGCACTGTTAGATAACCTTCACGATGAACTGCACAGACAGACACAAGCCACAGTAGGACTGGGCTCAACTACAGATGAAGAAAAACTAGAAAACGGAGGTCATGGAGGCCTGCTGGAGTCTTTTAAG AGGGCCATGCGTGTGAGGAGCCACTCCATGGAGACGATGGTGACTCATAAACACAAGAGTCCTGGGGTGACAGCAGGGGTCCCATCCAGTGTCAGCGGTGGAGGACTCCAGCAGAACAGCGTGGAGAGCACCAAGAGCACCTTCACT CCTCCAGTGCTGTCTGCAAAATCTCCGTTAAAGAGTCCTGTAAAGCGGCGCTCTGGTCTGTTCCCCAGACTGCACTCCAGCACAGAGAGTTCAACTGAGAAACATCCAACTCGCAG TGAccaaaaaacagaagtgttaccTCAGTCGCAGGAAGTGAGGTCAGAGACATCATCCAATCCAAGCTCACCAGAGATCTGCCCGAACAAAGAAAG GCCATTTGTGAAGCTGAAAGAGTGTAGCGGCAGAGCTAATATCTCTATCTCCCGATCCTCCTCCAGCACCAGCAGCTTCAGCAGCGCAGCAGGGGAGGGGGACGGACTGGAGGAGCTGGaaatg GGCAGTCACCCGTCCACGGCTTCATCTGTGTACAGTCCATCTCTCAGCATGGAAAGCCAGAACTCCGGAATGCCACTGATCATGTGCCGCAGTTCCACAG
- the LOC128029133 gene encoding rap1 GTPase-activating protein 2 isoform X6, which produces MPRKIWKQELLTISSVPLGECPPSPPRTAPPTMKSAEFFDMLERMQLPKTEETKKYKDDYIPYPRIEDILEKGGPFPQVILPQFGGYWIEDPEAPVGTPTSSDNSFCEEEDDGLSPGGEGGFGYRLECNSVSRAYRKHFLGNEHMNYYCTASSMGHLIMSLKYEEADGQESLRIMLRSKTKTLHERIPLEGLIHLPSVPQIAKLLCDDVTGLKFNPVLYPRASQLIVSFDEHEVNNTFKFGVIYQKFGQTTEEELFGNNEETPAFTEFLSVLGDNIQLQDFKGFRGGLDVSHGQTGSESVYTTFRQKEIMFHVSTKLPFTEGDIQQLQRKRHIGNDIVAAVFQEEPTPFVPDMIASNFLHAYVLVQAENPGTDHTTYKVSVTAREDVPPFGPPLPNPSVFKKGPEFREFLLTKLINAENACCKSDKFAKLEERTRAALLDNLHDELHRQTQATVGLGSTTDEEKLENGGHGGLLESFKRAMRVRSHSMETMVTHKHKSPGVTAGVPSSVSGGGLQQNSVESTKSTFTPPVLSAKSPLKSPVKRRSGLFPRLHSSTESSTEKHPTRSDQKTEVLPQSQEVRSETSSNPSSPEICPNKERPFVKLKECSGRANISISRSSSSTSSFSSAAGEGDGLEELEMGSHPSTASSVYSPSLSMESQNSGMPLIMCRSSTDGKSKTSPRSNLKFRFDKLSHSTGQ; this is translated from the exons gaaACAAGAGCTGCTGACCATCTCCAGTGTGCCTCTGGGAGAATGTCCACCCTCACCTCCCCGCACTGCACCACCCACCATGAAG TCGGCAGAGTTCTTCGACATGCTGGAAAGGATGCAG CTTCCCAAAACTGAGGAGACTAAGAAATACAAG GATGACTACATCCCTTACCCCCGAATTGAGGAT ATCCTGGAAAAGGGTGGTCCCTTCCCTCAGGTCATTTTACCTCAGTTTGGTGGATACTGGATTGAGGATCCCGAGGCTCCGGTGGGGACACCCACGTCCTCAGACAACAGCttctgtgaagaggaagatgatggtCTGAGCCCTGGTGGAGAAGGAGGCTTCGGCTACAGACTGGAGTGTAACAGCGTCTCACGGGCTTATCGCAAACACTTTCTGGGCAAT GAGCACATGAACTATTACTGCACAGCCAGTAGTATGGGACACCTCATCATGTCTCTGAAGTATGAGGAGGCAGATGGACAGGAGTCTCTCCGCATCATGCTCAG GTCAAAAACAAAGACTCTTCATGAGCGAATCCCACTTGAAGGCCTCATCCATCTACCAAGTGTTCCACAGATAGCCAAG CTGCTCTGCGATGACGTCACAGGTCTGAAGTTCAACCCCGTCCTCTACCCTAGG GCTTCGCAACTGATCGTCAGTTTTGATGAGCACGAAGTGAACAACACTTTTAAGTTTGGAGTCATCTATCAGAAGTTTGGTCAG ACTACAGAGGAAGAGCTGTTCGGGAACAATGAGGAGACGCCAGCCTTCACTGAATTCCTCAGTGTTTTAGGAGACAATATTCAACTGCAGGATTTTAAAGG GTTCAGAGGCGGTCTGGATGTGTCTCATGGACAGACAGGATCTGAGTCTGTCTATACTACTTTCCGTCAGAAAGAAATCATGTTTCACGTTTCCACAAAACTCCCCTTTACAGAAGGAGACATTCAGCAG CTTCAGAGGAAGAGACATATTGGCAATGACATTGTTGCAGCCGTCTTCCAGGAAGAGCCCACACCATTCGTACCTGATATGATCGCATCCAACTTCCTTCATGCTTATGTGTTAGTGCAGGCAGAAAACCCTGGCACTGATCACACCACGTACAAG GTGTCCGTCACAGCGCGAGAGGATGTCCCTCCATTTGGCCCCCCTCTTCCAAACCCTTCTGTCTTTAAGAAG GGTCCCGAGTTCCGGGAATTTCTTCTGACAAAATTGATCAACGCAGAAAATGCATGCTGCAAGTCAGACAAGTTCGCCAAGCTAGAG GAGAGGACACGTGCAGCACTGTTAGATAACCTTCACGATGAACTGCACAGACAGACACAAGCCACAGTAGGACTGGGCTCAACTACAGATGAAGAAAAACTAGAAAACGGAGGTCATGGAGGCCTGCTGGAGTCTTTTAAG AGGGCCATGCGTGTGAGGAGCCACTCCATGGAGACGATGGTGACTCATAAACACAAGAGTCCTGGGGTGACAGCAGGGGTCCCATCCAGTGTCAGCGGTGGAGGACTCCAGCAGAACAGCGTGGAGAGCACCAAGAGCACCTTCACT CCTCCAGTGCTGTCTGCAAAATCTCCGTTAAAGAGTCCTGTAAAGCGGCGCTCTGGTCTGTTCCCCAGACTGCACTCCAGCACAGAGAGTTCAACTGAGAAACATCCAACTCGCAG TGAccaaaaaacagaagtgttaccTCAGTCGCAGGAAGTGAGGTCAGAGACATCATCCAATCCAAGCTCACCAGAGATCTGCCCGAACAAAGAAAG GCCATTTGTGAAGCTGAAAGAGTGTAGCGGCAGAGCTAATATCTCTATCTCCCGATCCTCCTCCAGCACCAGCAGCTTCAGCAGCGCAGCAGGGGAGGGGGACGGACTGGAGGAGCTGGaaatg GGCAGTCACCCGTCCACGGCTTCATCTGTGTACAGTCCATCTCTCAGCATGGAAAGCCAGAACTCCGGAATGCCACTGATCATGTGCCGCAGTTCCACAG
- the LOC128029133 gene encoding rap1 GTPase-activating protein 2 isoform X1, whose amino-acid sequence MSDSEAKVNSKKAGIRAAVILIGLLHKTRRQREKERDKERKQELLTISSVPLGECPPSPPRTAPPTMKSAEFFDMLERMQLPKTEETKKYKDDYIPYPRIEDILEKGGPFPQVILPQFGGYWIEDPEAPVGTPTSSDNSFCEEEDDGLSPGGEGGFGYRLECNSVSRAYRKHFLGNEHMNYYCTASSMGHLIMSLKYEEADGQESLRIMLRSKTKTLHERIPLEGLIHLPSVPQIAKLLCDDVTGLKFNPVLYPRASQLIVSFDEHEVNNTFKFGVIYQKFGQTTEEELFGNNEETPAFTEFLSVLGDNIQLQDFKGFRGGLDVSHGQTGSESVYTTFRQKEIMFHVSTKLPFTEGDIQQLQRKRHIGNDIVAAVFQEEPTPFVPDMIASNFLHAYVLVQAENPGTDHTTYKVSVTAREDVPPFGPPLPNPSVFKKGPEFREFLLTKLINAENACCKSDKFAKLEERTRAALLDNLHDELHRQTQATVGLGSTTDEEKLENGGHGGLLESFKRAMRVRSHSMETMVTHKHKSPGVTAGVPSSVSGGGLQQNSVESTKSTFTPPVLSAKSPLKSPVKRRSGLFPRLHSSTESSTEKHPTRSDQKTEVLPQSQEVRSETSSNPSSPEICPNKERPFVKLKECSGRANISISRSSSSTSSFSSAAGEGDGLEELEMGSHPSTASSVYSPSLSMESQNSGMPLIMCRSSTDGKSKTSPRSNLKFRFDKLSHSTGQ is encoded by the exons ATGTCGGATTCTGAAGCCAAAGTAAACTCCAAAAAAGCTGGCATTCGGGCTGCTGTCATTCTGATCGGACTACTGCACAAGACCAGACggcagagggagaaagagagggacAAGGAGCG gaaACAAGAGCTGCTGACCATCTCCAGTGTGCCTCTGGGAGAATGTCCACCCTCACCTCCCCGCACTGCACCACCCACCATGAAG TCGGCAGAGTTCTTCGACATGCTGGAAAGGATGCAG CTTCCCAAAACTGAGGAGACTAAGAAATACAAG GATGACTACATCCCTTACCCCCGAATTGAGGAT ATCCTGGAAAAGGGTGGTCCCTTCCCTCAGGTCATTTTACCTCAGTTTGGTGGATACTGGATTGAGGATCCCGAGGCTCCGGTGGGGACACCCACGTCCTCAGACAACAGCttctgtgaagaggaagatgatggtCTGAGCCCTGGTGGAGAAGGAGGCTTCGGCTACAGACTGGAGTGTAACAGCGTCTCACGGGCTTATCGCAAACACTTTCTGGGCAAT GAGCACATGAACTATTACTGCACAGCCAGTAGTATGGGACACCTCATCATGTCTCTGAAGTATGAGGAGGCAGATGGACAGGAGTCTCTCCGCATCATGCTCAG GTCAAAAACAAAGACTCTTCATGAGCGAATCCCACTTGAAGGCCTCATCCATCTACCAAGTGTTCCACAGATAGCCAAG CTGCTCTGCGATGACGTCACAGGTCTGAAGTTCAACCCCGTCCTCTACCCTAGG GCTTCGCAACTGATCGTCAGTTTTGATGAGCACGAAGTGAACAACACTTTTAAGTTTGGAGTCATCTATCAGAAGTTTGGTCAG ACTACAGAGGAAGAGCTGTTCGGGAACAATGAGGAGACGCCAGCCTTCACTGAATTCCTCAGTGTTTTAGGAGACAATATTCAACTGCAGGATTTTAAAGG GTTCAGAGGCGGTCTGGATGTGTCTCATGGACAGACAGGATCTGAGTCTGTCTATACTACTTTCCGTCAGAAAGAAATCATGTTTCACGTTTCCACAAAACTCCCCTTTACAGAAGGAGACATTCAGCAG CTTCAGAGGAAGAGACATATTGGCAATGACATTGTTGCAGCCGTCTTCCAGGAAGAGCCCACACCATTCGTACCTGATATGATCGCATCCAACTTCCTTCATGCTTATGTGTTAGTGCAGGCAGAAAACCCTGGCACTGATCACACCACGTACAAG GTGTCCGTCACAGCGCGAGAGGATGTCCCTCCATTTGGCCCCCCTCTTCCAAACCCTTCTGTCTTTAAGAAG GGTCCCGAGTTCCGGGAATTTCTTCTGACAAAATTGATCAACGCAGAAAATGCATGCTGCAAGTCAGACAAGTTCGCCAAGCTAGAG GAGAGGACACGTGCAGCACTGTTAGATAACCTTCACGATGAACTGCACAGACAGACACAAGCCACAGTAGGACTGGGCTCAACTACAGATGAAGAAAAACTAGAAAACGGAGGTCATGGAGGCCTGCTGGAGTCTTTTAAG AGGGCCATGCGTGTGAGGAGCCACTCCATGGAGACGATGGTGACTCATAAACACAAGAGTCCTGGGGTGACAGCAGGGGTCCCATCCAGTGTCAGCGGTGGAGGACTCCAGCAGAACAGCGTGGAGAGCACCAAGAGCACCTTCACT CCTCCAGTGCTGTCTGCAAAATCTCCGTTAAAGAGTCCTGTAAAGCGGCGCTCTGGTCTGTTCCCCAGACTGCACTCCAGCACAGAGAGTTCAACTGAGAAACATCCAACTCGCAG TGAccaaaaaacagaagtgttaccTCAGTCGCAGGAAGTGAGGTCAGAGACATCATCCAATCCAAGCTCACCAGAGATCTGCCCGAACAAAGAAAG GCCATTTGTGAAGCTGAAAGAGTGTAGCGGCAGAGCTAATATCTCTATCTCCCGATCCTCCTCCAGCACCAGCAGCTTCAGCAGCGCAGCAGGGGAGGGGGACGGACTGGAGGAGCTGGaaatg GGCAGTCACCCGTCCACGGCTTCATCTGTGTACAGTCCATCTCTCAGCATGGAAAGCCAGAACTCCGGAATGCCACTGATCATGTGCCGCAGTTCCACAG
- the LOC128029133 gene encoding rap1 GTPase-activating protein 2 isoform X8, giving the protein MPRKIWKQELLTISSVPLGECPPSPPRTAPPTMKSAEFFDMLERMQDDYIPYPRIEDILEKGGPFPQVILPQFGGYWIEDPEAPVGTPTSSDNSFCEEEDDGLSPGGEGGFGYRLECNSVSRAYRKHFLGNEHMNYYCTASSMGHLIMSLKYEEADGQESLRIMLRSKTKTLHERIPLEGLIHLPSVPQIAKLLCDDVTGLKFNPVLYPRASQLIVSFDEHEVNNTFKFGVIYQKFGQTTEEELFGNNEETPAFTEFLSVLGDNIQLQDFKGFRGGLDVSHGQTGSESVYTTFRQKEIMFHVSTKLPFTEGDIQQLQRKRHIGNDIVAAVFQEEPTPFVPDMIASNFLHAYVLVQAENPGTDHTTYKVSVTAREDVPPFGPPLPNPSVFKKGPEFREFLLTKLINAENACCKSDKFAKLEERTRAALLDNLHDELHRQTQATVGLGSTTDEEKLENGGHGGLLESFKRAMRVRSHSMETMVTHKHKSPGVTAGVPSSVSGGGLQQNSVESTKSTFTPPVLSAKSPLKSPVKRRSGLFPRLHSSTESSTEKHPTRSDQKTEVLPQSQEVRSETSSNPSSPEICPNKERPFVKLKECSGRANISISRSSSSTSSFSSAAGEGDGLEELEMGSHPSTASSVYSPSLSMESQNSGMPLIMCRSSTDGKSKTSPRSNLKFRFDKLSHSTGQ; this is encoded by the exons gaaACAAGAGCTGCTGACCATCTCCAGTGTGCCTCTGGGAGAATGTCCACCCTCACCTCCCCGCACTGCACCACCCACCATGAAG TCGGCAGAGTTCTTCGACATGCTGGAAAGGATGCAG GATGACTACATCCCTTACCCCCGAATTGAGGAT ATCCTGGAAAAGGGTGGTCCCTTCCCTCAGGTCATTTTACCTCAGTTTGGTGGATACTGGATTGAGGATCCCGAGGCTCCGGTGGGGACACCCACGTCCTCAGACAACAGCttctgtgaagaggaagatgatggtCTGAGCCCTGGTGGAGAAGGAGGCTTCGGCTACAGACTGGAGTGTAACAGCGTCTCACGGGCTTATCGCAAACACTTTCTGGGCAAT GAGCACATGAACTATTACTGCACAGCCAGTAGTATGGGACACCTCATCATGTCTCTGAAGTATGAGGAGGCAGATGGACAGGAGTCTCTCCGCATCATGCTCAG GTCAAAAACAAAGACTCTTCATGAGCGAATCCCACTTGAAGGCCTCATCCATCTACCAAGTGTTCCACAGATAGCCAAG CTGCTCTGCGATGACGTCACAGGTCTGAAGTTCAACCCCGTCCTCTACCCTAGG GCTTCGCAACTGATCGTCAGTTTTGATGAGCACGAAGTGAACAACACTTTTAAGTTTGGAGTCATCTATCAGAAGTTTGGTCAG ACTACAGAGGAAGAGCTGTTCGGGAACAATGAGGAGACGCCAGCCTTCACTGAATTCCTCAGTGTTTTAGGAGACAATATTCAACTGCAGGATTTTAAAGG GTTCAGAGGCGGTCTGGATGTGTCTCATGGACAGACAGGATCTGAGTCTGTCTATACTACTTTCCGTCAGAAAGAAATCATGTTTCACGTTTCCACAAAACTCCCCTTTACAGAAGGAGACATTCAGCAG CTTCAGAGGAAGAGACATATTGGCAATGACATTGTTGCAGCCGTCTTCCAGGAAGAGCCCACACCATTCGTACCTGATATGATCGCATCCAACTTCCTTCATGCTTATGTGTTAGTGCAGGCAGAAAACCCTGGCACTGATCACACCACGTACAAG GTGTCCGTCACAGCGCGAGAGGATGTCCCTCCATTTGGCCCCCCTCTTCCAAACCCTTCTGTCTTTAAGAAG GGTCCCGAGTTCCGGGAATTTCTTCTGACAAAATTGATCAACGCAGAAAATGCATGCTGCAAGTCAGACAAGTTCGCCAAGCTAGAG GAGAGGACACGTGCAGCACTGTTAGATAACCTTCACGATGAACTGCACAGACAGACACAAGCCACAGTAGGACTGGGCTCAACTACAGATGAAGAAAAACTAGAAAACGGAGGTCATGGAGGCCTGCTGGAGTCTTTTAAG AGGGCCATGCGTGTGAGGAGCCACTCCATGGAGACGATGGTGACTCATAAACACAAGAGTCCTGGGGTGACAGCAGGGGTCCCATCCAGTGTCAGCGGTGGAGGACTCCAGCAGAACAGCGTGGAGAGCACCAAGAGCACCTTCACT CCTCCAGTGCTGTCTGCAAAATCTCCGTTAAAGAGTCCTGTAAAGCGGCGCTCTGGTCTGTTCCCCAGACTGCACTCCAGCACAGAGAGTTCAACTGAGAAACATCCAACTCGCAG TGAccaaaaaacagaagtgttaccTCAGTCGCAGGAAGTGAGGTCAGAGACATCATCCAATCCAAGCTCACCAGAGATCTGCCCGAACAAAGAAAG GCCATTTGTGAAGCTGAAAGAGTGTAGCGGCAGAGCTAATATCTCTATCTCCCGATCCTCCTCCAGCACCAGCAGCTTCAGCAGCGCAGCAGGGGAGGGGGACGGACTGGAGGAGCTGGaaatg GGCAGTCACCCGTCCACGGCTTCATCTGTGTACAGTCCATCTCTCAGCATGGAAAGCCAGAACTCCGGAATGCCACTGATCATGTGCCGCAGTTCCACAG
- the LOC128029133 gene encoding rap1 GTPase-activating protein 2 isoform X10, with translation MLERMQDDYIPYPRIEDILEKGGPFPQVILPQFGGYWIEDPEAPVGTPTSSDNSFCEEEDDGLSPGGEGGFGYRLECNSVSRAYRKHFLGNEHMNYYCTASSMGHLIMSLKYEEADGQESLRIMLRSKTKTLHERIPLEGLIHLPSVPQIAKLLCDDVTGLKFNPVLYPRASQLIVSFDEHEVNNTFKFGVIYQKFGQTTEEELFGNNEETPAFTEFLSVLGDNIQLQDFKGFRGGLDVSHGQTGSESVYTTFRQKEIMFHVSTKLPFTEGDIQQLQRKRHIGNDIVAAVFQEEPTPFVPDMIASNFLHAYVLVQAENPGTDHTTYKVSVTAREDVPPFGPPLPNPSVFKKGPEFREFLLTKLINAENACCKSDKFAKLEERTRAALLDNLHDELHRQTQATVGLGSTTDEEKLENGGHGGLLESFKRAMRVRSHSMETMVTHKHKSPGVTAGVPSSVSGGGLQQNSVESTKSTFTPPVLSAKSPLKSPVKRRSGLFPRLHSSTESSTEKHPTRSDQKTEVLPQSQEVRSETSSNPSSPEICPNKERPFVKLKECSGRANISISRSSSSTSSFSSAAGEGDGLEELEMGSHPSTASSVYSPSLSMESQNSGMPLIMCRSSTDGKSKTSPRSNLKFRFDKLSHSTGQ, from the exons ATGCTGGAAAGGATGCAG GATGACTACATCCCTTACCCCCGAATTGAGGAT ATCCTGGAAAAGGGTGGTCCCTTCCCTCAGGTCATTTTACCTCAGTTTGGTGGATACTGGATTGAGGATCCCGAGGCTCCGGTGGGGACACCCACGTCCTCAGACAACAGCttctgtgaagaggaagatgatggtCTGAGCCCTGGTGGAGAAGGAGGCTTCGGCTACAGACTGGAGTGTAACAGCGTCTCACGGGCTTATCGCAAACACTTTCTGGGCAAT GAGCACATGAACTATTACTGCACAGCCAGTAGTATGGGACACCTCATCATGTCTCTGAAGTATGAGGAGGCAGATGGACAGGAGTCTCTCCGCATCATGCTCAG GTCAAAAACAAAGACTCTTCATGAGCGAATCCCACTTGAAGGCCTCATCCATCTACCAAGTGTTCCACAGATAGCCAAG CTGCTCTGCGATGACGTCACAGGTCTGAAGTTCAACCCCGTCCTCTACCCTAGG GCTTCGCAACTGATCGTCAGTTTTGATGAGCACGAAGTGAACAACACTTTTAAGTTTGGAGTCATCTATCAGAAGTTTGGTCAG ACTACAGAGGAAGAGCTGTTCGGGAACAATGAGGAGACGCCAGCCTTCACTGAATTCCTCAGTGTTTTAGGAGACAATATTCAACTGCAGGATTTTAAAGG GTTCAGAGGCGGTCTGGATGTGTCTCATGGACAGACAGGATCTGAGTCTGTCTATACTACTTTCCGTCAGAAAGAAATCATGTTTCACGTTTCCACAAAACTCCCCTTTACAGAAGGAGACATTCAGCAG CTTCAGAGGAAGAGACATATTGGCAATGACATTGTTGCAGCCGTCTTCCAGGAAGAGCCCACACCATTCGTACCTGATATGATCGCATCCAACTTCCTTCATGCTTATGTGTTAGTGCAGGCAGAAAACCCTGGCACTGATCACACCACGTACAAG GTGTCCGTCACAGCGCGAGAGGATGTCCCTCCATTTGGCCCCCCTCTTCCAAACCCTTCTGTCTTTAAGAAG GGTCCCGAGTTCCGGGAATTTCTTCTGACAAAATTGATCAACGCAGAAAATGCATGCTGCAAGTCAGACAAGTTCGCCAAGCTAGAG GAGAGGACACGTGCAGCACTGTTAGATAACCTTCACGATGAACTGCACAGACAGACACAAGCCACAGTAGGACTGGGCTCAACTACAGATGAAGAAAAACTAGAAAACGGAGGTCATGGAGGCCTGCTGGAGTCTTTTAAG AGGGCCATGCGTGTGAGGAGCCACTCCATGGAGACGATGGTGACTCATAAACACAAGAGTCCTGGGGTGACAGCAGGGGTCCCATCCAGTGTCAGCGGTGGAGGACTCCAGCAGAACAGCGTGGAGAGCACCAAGAGCACCTTCACT CCTCCAGTGCTGTCTGCAAAATCTCCGTTAAAGAGTCCTGTAAAGCGGCGCTCTGGTCTGTTCCCCAGACTGCACTCCAGCACAGAGAGTTCAACTGAGAAACATCCAACTCGCAG TGAccaaaaaacagaagtgttaccTCAGTCGCAGGAAGTGAGGTCAGAGACATCATCCAATCCAAGCTCACCAGAGATCTGCCCGAACAAAGAAAG GCCATTTGTGAAGCTGAAAGAGTGTAGCGGCAGAGCTAATATCTCTATCTCCCGATCCTCCTCCAGCACCAGCAGCTTCAGCAGCGCAGCAGGGGAGGGGGACGGACTGGAGGAGCTGGaaatg GGCAGTCACCCGTCCACGGCTTCATCTGTGTACAGTCCATCTCTCAGCATGGAAAGCCAGAACTCCGGAATGCCACTGATCATGTGCCGCAGTTCCACAG